From one Tsukamurella tyrosinosolvens genomic stretch:
- a CDS encoding SDR family oxidoreductase — protein MNRAPIDLPLPDLTGKRAVVTGGTDGIGLGIARRLAAAGADVILPARNAAKAEAAVAAIGAAAPAATVSTHPLDLSSLASVAALGRTLLDDGRPIDLLINNAGVMTPPTRQTTADGFELQFGTNHLGHVALVAHLLPLLRAGRARVTSQISIAANERSINWDDLNWERSYNGSGAYSQSKIAFGLFGLELDRVSRERGWGITSNLSHPGVAPTSLLAARPEIGRDGDTLGVRVIRRLSALGLVVGTAETAALPALMAATAPDGAGGLYGPKGFMHLGGPPAEQPLYSRIRSEEEARRMWRISESMTGVAFPD, from the coding sequence ATGAACCGAGCACCGATCGACCTCCCTCTTCCCGATCTCACCGGCAAGCGCGCCGTCGTGACCGGCGGCACCGACGGCATCGGCCTCGGCATCGCGCGCCGCCTCGCCGCGGCGGGCGCGGACGTCATCCTGCCTGCGCGGAACGCCGCGAAGGCCGAGGCGGCGGTCGCCGCGATCGGCGCCGCGGCGCCGGCGGCGACCGTCTCCACGCACCCCCTCGACCTGTCGTCCCTCGCATCCGTGGCGGCGCTCGGCCGCACGCTGCTCGACGACGGCCGCCCCATCGACCTGCTCATCAACAACGCCGGCGTGATGACCCCGCCCACCCGGCAGACGACCGCCGACGGCTTCGAGCTCCAGTTCGGGACCAACCACCTCGGCCATGTCGCGCTGGTCGCGCACCTGTTGCCGCTGCTCCGCGCGGGGCGGGCCCGCGTCACGTCGCAGATCAGCATCGCCGCCAATGAGAGGTCCATCAACTGGGACGACCTGAACTGGGAGCGGTCCTACAACGGCTCCGGCGCCTACAGCCAGTCCAAGATCGCCTTCGGCCTGTTCGGCCTCGAACTGGATCGGGTGAGCCGGGAGCGGGGCTGGGGCATCACCAGCAACCTGTCCCACCCCGGCGTCGCCCCGACCAGCCTCCTGGCGGCGCGACCGGAGATCGGCCGCGACGGTGACACGCTGGGGGTGCGGGTCATCCGCCGGTTGTCGGCGCTGGGACTCGTGGTCGGTACCGCGGAGACCGCCGCCCTCCCCGCGCTCATGGCCGCGACGGCGCCGGACGGCGCGGGCGGGTTGTACGGACCCAAGGGCTTCATGCACCTCGGGGGCCCGCCCGCCGAACAACCGCTCTACAGCAGGATCCGCAGCGAGGAGGAGGCCCGTCGCATGTGGCGGATCTCGGAGAGCATGACCGGGGTCGCCTTCCCGGACTGA
- a CDS encoding helix-turn-helix transcriptional regulator encodes MIDREGLAEFLRRRREALQPEDVGLPRGQRRRTQGLRREEVAALCHMSVDYYTRLERQRGPHPSPQMIAAIAQGLHLSLDERDHLFRLAGQHAPPRGATGDHIGPGLARVLDRLSDTPAEIVTELGETLRQTPLSVALTGDTTGYTGPERSVGYRWFTDPASRAIHHPDDHAFLSSMFVSGLRGVAALRGPGSRAAEYAELLLERSAEFAALWEAHPVGIRPNAVKRFIHPEVGTLELDCQHLVDPEQSHLLLVYTAQPGSESYEKLQLLSVVGAAARG; translated from the coding sequence ATGATCGACCGGGAAGGGCTCGCGGAGTTCCTCCGCCGGCGGCGGGAGGCCCTGCAGCCGGAGGACGTGGGGCTCCCGCGGGGGCAGCGGCGGCGGACGCAGGGCCTGCGGCGGGAGGAGGTCGCGGCGCTGTGCCACATGTCGGTCGACTACTACACCCGGCTCGAACGGCAGCGCGGCCCGCACCCGTCGCCGCAGATGATCGCGGCCATCGCGCAGGGCCTGCACCTGAGCCTCGACGAGCGCGACCACCTCTTCCGGTTGGCGGGGCAGCACGCGCCGCCCCGGGGCGCGACCGGCGATCACATCGGTCCGGGGTTGGCCCGCGTGCTGGACCGCCTGTCCGACACCCCGGCGGAGATCGTCACCGAGCTGGGGGAGACCCTGCGGCAGACGCCGCTCTCGGTGGCGCTGACGGGCGACACCACCGGCTACACCGGCCCCGAGCGCAGCGTCGGATACCGGTGGTTCACCGATCCGGCGAGCCGAGCGATCCACCATCCGGACGACCACGCGTTCCTGTCGTCGATGTTCGTCTCGGGCCTGCGCGGGGTGGCGGCGCTCCGCGGGCCCGGCTCCCGCGCGGCGGAGTACGCGGAGCTGCTGCTCGAGCGCAGCGCGGAGTTCGCGGCGCTGTGGGAGGCGCATCCGGTGGGGATCCGCCCGAACGCGGTGAAGCGCTTCATCCACCCGGAGGTGGGGACGCTCGAGCTGGACTGCCAGCACCTCGTGGACCCGGAGCAGTCGCACCTGCTGCTCGTGTACACCGCGCAGCCCGGATCGGAGAGTTACGAGAAGCTGCAGTTGCTCTCCGTCGTGGGTGCCGCGGCACGCGGCTGA
- a CDS encoding 1,4-dihydroxy-2-naphthoate polyprenyltransferase, with the protein MATAAQWLEGARPRTLPNAIAPVIAGTGAAGFLGEAVWWKALLALVVSLSLILGVNFANDYSDGIRGTDDDRVGPLRLVGSGLASPAAVKRAAFACFGVGGVAGVVLSLTSAPWLILVGLGCVAGAWFYTGGKKPYGYLGFGEIAVFVFFGLVAVLGTEFVQAGRIDASGVLAACAVGSYSSAVLVANNLRDIPTDRESGKITLAVRLGDSRTRVLFSVLVAVPTVLGLALAAVATPWALLSLASAPLAVRAALPVSRGGQGPALIPALAQTGLAMLVWSIGAAIGLFLGA; encoded by the coding sequence ATGGCAACCGCAGCGCAGTGGCTCGAAGGGGCCCGCCCCCGCACGCTCCCGAACGCGATCGCCCCGGTGATCGCGGGTACGGGGGCGGCGGGCTTCCTGGGCGAGGCGGTCTGGTGGAAGGCACTCCTGGCGCTGGTGGTATCGCTGTCGCTGATCCTGGGCGTGAACTTCGCCAACGACTACTCCGACGGCATCCGCGGCACCGACGACGACCGCGTCGGGCCGCTGCGCCTCGTCGGGTCGGGGCTCGCCTCGCCCGCGGCGGTGAAGCGCGCGGCGTTCGCCTGTTTCGGCGTCGGCGGCGTCGCCGGTGTCGTCCTGTCGCTCACGTCGGCGCCGTGGCTGATCCTCGTGGGCCTGGGGTGCGTGGCCGGGGCCTGGTTCTACACGGGCGGGAAGAAGCCGTACGGCTACCTGGGCTTCGGCGAGATCGCGGTCTTCGTCTTCTTCGGGCTGGTCGCGGTGCTCGGCACCGAGTTCGTGCAGGCCGGGCGGATCGACGCCTCGGGCGTGCTCGCGGCGTGCGCGGTGGGCTCGTACAGCTCGGCGGTGCTCGTCGCCAACAACCTGCGCGACATCCCCACCGACCGCGAGTCCGGCAAGATCACCCTCGCCGTCCGGCTGGGGGACTCCCGCACCCGAGTGTTGTTCTCCGTCCTCGTCGCCGTCCCGACGGTGCTGGGCCTGGCCCTCGCGGCCGTCGCCACCCCGTGGGCGCTCCTGTCGCTCGCCTCGGCCCCCCTCGCCGTGCGCGCCGCGCTGCCGGTGAGCCGCGGCGGCCAGGGCCCCGCCCTGATCCCCGCCCTCGCCCAGACCGGCCTCGCCATGCTCGTCTGGTCCATCGGCGCCGCGATCGGCCTGTTCCTGGGCGCGTGA
- a CDS encoding acyl-CoA dehydrogenase yields MKQNIAAQTPLLNPRDVDFLLYEWLNAEELTKRDVFADHSKETFDAALDLAADIAVQKLSNHYKDADANEPTIQPDGTAKTLPATKAGLDAIAASGLTFGELPAEEGGIGLPSLISKAAFAWMQAANVSTTVYSGLTLGNGNVIRSFGTDEQKRLFLEPMIEGRFTGTMCLSEPDAGSALADISAKAEPREDGSYAITGTKMWITGGDHEMSENIVHLVLAKVPGAPDGVKGISLFIVPKYLVNDDQSVGERNAVTLVSLNHKMGNKGTTNCLLSLDGATGYLVGTENRGLVQMFQMMNEARVAVGLASSAIGYTGYLQSLEYAKTRVQGRPVTAPTGPQVPIIEHPDVRRMLLAQKSYVEGGLALALFGARLVDDADTAPSEEERTAAGQLLDFLTPIIKSWPSEWATKANDYAIQIHGGYGYTREFNVEQLYRDNRLNAIHEGAKAIHGLDLLGRKVPQHGGAAFGALLGRIEATAARADKVDELAPHATALRTAAQRAVEVTMALGGTGDPALSLANATSYLDGLGHVVVAWLWLDQALATYAEDGTAREDAFYRGKRAATQYFFVYELPKAHTEFDLLAALDRTTLDLDTSVL; encoded by the coding sequence GTGAAGCAGAACATCGCAGCGCAGACCCCGCTGCTCAATCCCCGTGACGTCGACTTCCTGCTCTACGAGTGGCTGAACGCGGAGGAGCTCACCAAGCGCGACGTCTTCGCGGACCACTCGAAGGAGACCTTCGACGCCGCGCTCGACCTGGCGGCCGACATCGCGGTGCAGAAGCTGTCGAACCACTACAAGGACGCCGACGCGAACGAGCCGACGATCCAGCCCGACGGCACCGCGAAGACGCTCCCCGCGACCAAGGCCGGGCTCGACGCGATCGCGGCCTCGGGCCTGACCTTCGGCGAACTCCCCGCCGAGGAGGGCGGCATCGGCCTGCCCTCGCTGATCAGCAAGGCCGCGTTCGCGTGGATGCAGGCCGCGAACGTCTCCACCACCGTCTACTCGGGCCTCACCCTGGGCAACGGCAACGTGATCCGCTCCTTCGGCACCGACGAGCAGAAGCGGCTGTTCCTCGAGCCGATGATCGAGGGCCGGTTCACCGGCACCATGTGCCTCTCGGAGCCCGACGCCGGCTCCGCGCTCGCCGACATCAGCGCGAAGGCCGAGCCGCGCGAGGACGGCAGCTACGCCATCACCGGCACCAAGATGTGGATCACCGGCGGCGACCACGAGATGTCCGAGAACATCGTCCACCTCGTGCTCGCGAAGGTCCCCGGCGCGCCGGACGGCGTCAAGGGCATCTCGCTGTTCATCGTGCCGAAGTACCTGGTGAACGACGATCAGTCGGTCGGCGAGCGCAACGCCGTGACGCTGGTCAGCCTGAACCACAAGATGGGCAACAAGGGCACCACCAACTGCCTGCTCTCGCTCGACGGTGCCACCGGCTACCTGGTGGGCACCGAGAACCGCGGCCTGGTCCAGATGTTCCAGATGATGAACGAGGCGCGCGTCGCCGTGGGCCTCGCGTCGTCGGCGATCGGCTACACCGGCTACCTGCAGTCGCTGGAGTACGCCAAGACCCGCGTGCAGGGCCGGCCCGTGACCGCCCCGACGGGTCCGCAGGTCCCGATCATCGAGCACCCCGACGTGCGCCGAATGCTGCTCGCGCAGAAGAGCTACGTCGAGGGCGGCCTGGCGCTCGCGCTGTTCGGGGCGCGCCTCGTCGACGACGCGGACACCGCACCGTCGGAGGAGGAGCGGACCGCCGCCGGGCAGCTGCTCGACTTCCTCACCCCGATCATCAAGAGCTGGCCCAGCGAGTGGGCGACGAAGGCCAACGACTACGCCATCCAGATCCACGGCGGCTACGGCTACACGCGCGAGTTCAACGTCGAGCAGCTGTACCGGGACAACCGGCTCAACGCGATCCACGAGGGCGCCAAGGCGATCCACGGCCTGGATCTGCTGGGCCGCAAGGTGCCGCAGCACGGCGGCGCGGCCTTCGGCGCGCTGCTGGGTCGGATCGAGGCGACGGCCGCCCGCGCCGACAAGGTCGACGAACTGGCGCCGCACGCCACCGCGCTGCGGACGGCCGCGCAGCGCGCCGTGGAGGTCACGATGGCGCTCGGCGGCACCGGCGATCCCGCGCTGTCGCTGGCGAACGCGACGTCCTACCTCGACGGCCTCGGGCACGTCGTGGTGGCGTGGCTGTGGCTGGACCAGGCGCTCGCGACCTACGCGGAGGACGGCACCGCGCGCGAGGACGCCTTCTACCGCGGCAAGCGGGCGGCGACGCAGTACTTCTTCGTCTACGAGCTGCCCAAGGCGCACACCGAGTTCGACCTGCTGGCCGCGCTCGACCGCACCACGCTCGACCTGGACACCTCCGTCCTGTAG
- a CDS encoding DUF3089 domain-containing protein, with translation MILRRALGRLAAVTATLALGAGLAAGAAQGAPSTTWMCRPGTANPCTLPTDTTDLGTGKSTPARKVTDAEKAVDCFYVYPTVTNQVALNANPVRMPEVDSIARFQAARFGSMCRVFAPVYPQITLTGLAPTMLMHLRPVVDTAYDAVRTAWREYLARDNGGRGVVLIGHSQGTMMLRKLIREEIDGNAAVRNRLVGAFLMGGNVTTATGSTTGGDFRNIPLCTRRGEFGCVVAYSTDTAAPVISMFGNTDLDLLSQTMELPVGAGKHVACTDPGPLSGDSGPVGVTVPSERYAFGIISVLMDYTTFPKALPTSASTWTVSRSRGVGGCSEVNRHSMYRIRLTVPQPINELPLMGTHLLDVNFGLDRLVSIATQQSAAWRAR, from the coding sequence ATGATCCTCCGGCGCGCCCTCGGGCGACTCGCAGCGGTAACGGCGACCCTCGCGCTCGGCGCGGGCCTGGCGGCGGGCGCGGCCCAGGGCGCACCGTCGACGACGTGGATGTGCCGGCCGGGCACGGCGAACCCGTGCACCCTCCCCACCGACACCACCGACCTCGGCACCGGGAAGAGCACACCGGCGCGGAAGGTGACCGACGCCGAGAAGGCCGTCGACTGCTTCTACGTCTATCCGACGGTGACCAACCAGGTGGCGCTCAACGCCAACCCGGTCCGCATGCCCGAGGTGGACTCGATCGCCCGGTTCCAGGCGGCGCGGTTCGGGTCGATGTGCCGAGTCTTCGCGCCGGTCTACCCGCAGATCACGCTGACGGGCCTCGCGCCCACGATGCTGATGCACCTCCGGCCGGTCGTGGACACCGCGTACGACGCCGTGCGGACGGCCTGGCGCGAGTACCTGGCGCGCGACAACGGCGGCCGCGGCGTCGTGCTCATCGGACACTCACAGGGAACGATGATGCTGCGCAAGCTGATCCGCGAGGAGATCGACGGCAACGCGGCGGTCCGGAACCGCCTCGTCGGCGCCTTCCTGATGGGCGGCAACGTGACCACGGCGACGGGAAGCACGACGGGTGGCGACTTCCGGAACATCCCGCTGTGCACCCGCCGCGGCGAGTTCGGCTGCGTCGTGGCGTACTCCACCGACACCGCCGCGCCGGTGATCTCGATGTTCGGCAACACCGACCTCGACCTGCTCTCCCAGACGATGGAGCTCCCCGTGGGCGCGGGCAAGCACGTCGCCTGCACCGACCCCGGCCCGCTGTCCGGCGACTCCGGTCCCGTCGGCGTGACGGTGCCGAGCGAGCGCTACGCGTTCGGGATCATCTCCGTGCTCATGGACTACACGACGTTCCCCAAGGCCCTGCCCACGTCGGCGAGCACGTGGACGGTGAGCAGGAGCCGCGGCGTGGGCGGCTGCTCGGAGGTCAACCGGCACAGCATGTACCGGATCCGCCTGACGGTGCCGCAGCCGATCAACGAGCTGCCGCTGATGGGCACGCACCTGCTGGACGTGAACTTCGGGCTGGACCGGCTCGTGTCGATCGCGACGCAGCAGTCCGCGGCGTGGCGCGCCCGCTGA
- the menE gene encoding o-succinylbenzoate--CoA ligase: MNLEPLRIDTVASALPQLTALLEGTAPAWLPVPAHDPREAERLTGALAAGTPIDERVALVVATSGTTGTPKGAMLTREALAASAAGTHARLGGPGQWLLAMPPQHVAGVQVMLRSLAAGHAPAELDVRAGFDPSALAAAHARMTADRRYVSLVPTQLVKVLADPAATEALARFDGVLIGGAACPAPVREAALAAGVRMVRTYGMSETAGGCVYDGAPLPGVEIRLDGPASRVVLGGPTVALGYRNLPEHPAFAEPGWFRTDDAGTLTDGVLAVTGRLDEAISTGGLTVLPQVVEAVLARVPGVAEVAVFAQPDPRLGQRVAAAVVPGPGADVTVELLREAVEAELDRTAAPRALYLLDALPRRGPGKVDRRALVDRFSEY; encoded by the coding sequence GTGAACCTCGAACCGCTGCGGATCGACACCGTCGCATCCGCCCTGCCGCAGTTGACCGCCCTGTTGGAGGGCACGGCGCCCGCGTGGCTGCCGGTGCCCGCGCACGATCCGCGCGAGGCCGAGCGGCTCACCGGCGCGCTCGCCGCGGGCACCCCGATCGACGAGCGCGTGGCCCTCGTCGTCGCCACGTCCGGCACGACCGGCACCCCCAAGGGCGCGATGCTCACCCGCGAGGCCCTCGCCGCCAGCGCCGCGGGGACGCACGCGCGGCTCGGCGGCCCCGGGCAGTGGCTGCTCGCCATGCCGCCGCAGCACGTCGCGGGCGTACAGGTGATGCTCCGCTCCCTCGCCGCGGGCCACGCGCCCGCGGAGCTCGACGTGCGCGCCGGCTTCGACCCGTCCGCCCTCGCCGCGGCCCACGCCCGGATGACCGCGGACCGTCGGTACGTCTCCCTCGTCCCCACCCAGCTCGTGAAGGTCCTCGCGGACCCCGCCGCGACGGAGGCCCTCGCCCGGTTCGACGGGGTGCTCATCGGCGGCGCCGCCTGTCCCGCCCCGGTCCGCGAGGCGGCGCTCGCCGCCGGCGTCCGCATGGTCCGCACGTACGGGATGAGCGAGACCGCCGGAGGCTGCGTGTACGACGGTGCGCCCCTCCCGGGCGTCGAGATCCGCCTGGACGGCCCCGCATCGCGCGTCGTCCTCGGCGGCCCGACGGTGGCCCTCGGCTACCGGAACCTCCCCGAGCACCCCGCCTTCGCCGAGCCCGGCTGGTTCCGCACCGACGACGCGGGGACGCTCACGGACGGCGTCCTCGCCGTCACGGGCCGCCTCGACGAGGCCATCTCCACCGGCGGCCTGACGGTGCTCCCGCAGGTCGTCGAGGCCGTGCTCGCCCGGGTGCCCGGCGTGGCCGAGGTCGCCGTCTTCGCCCAGCCCGATCCGCGGCTCGGCCAGCGGGTGGCCGCGGCGGTCGTGCCGGGGCCGGGGGCGGACGTCACCGTCGAACTGCTGCGGGAGGCCGTCGAGGCCGAGCTGGACCGGACGGCGGCCCCGCGGGCGCTGTACCTCCTCGACGCGCTGCCCCGGCGCGGGCCCGGCAAGGTCGACCGGCGGGCGCTGGTCGACCGATTCTCCGAATACTGA
- a CDS encoding DUF3349 domain-containing protein encodes MSSSSSPGFLARIVDWLRAGYPDGVPSTDYQPLLALLDRQLTKEELREVTRELIDDAHLSPEGLEPITRVDAGVAISGHTHEMPLEKDITRVRERLERKGWPFDDAPLNPGGCPKTHGE; translated from the coding sequence ATGAGTTCGAGTTCGAGTCCGGGCTTCCTGGCCAGGATCGTCGATTGGCTGCGTGCCGGGTATCCCGACGGGGTGCCCAGCACCGACTACCAGCCGCTCCTCGCGCTGCTCGACCGACAGCTGACGAAGGAGGAGCTGCGGGAAGTCACGCGCGAACTGATCGACGACGCGCACCTCTCCCCCGAGGGGCTCGAGCCGATCACCCGCGTCGACGCGGGCGTCGCCATCAGCGGCCACACCCACGAGATGCCGCTCGAGAAGGACATCACCCGCGTCCGCGAGCGCCTCGAGCGCAAGGGCTGGCCCTTCGACGACGCCCCGCTCAACCCCGGCGGCTGCCCCAAGACGCACGGCGAGTGA
- a CDS encoding DUF3349 domain-containing protein has protein sequence MTTENSQDGVLQQVLDWLRAGYPEGVPPKDYFPLLALLTKQLSETEVDAVIGRILAQRPDEVHKDEIEAAITKVTQAEPSDEDLRHVASKLAAGGWPLTGFAS, from the coding sequence ATGACCACCGAGAACTCCCAGGACGGCGTCCTCCAGCAGGTCCTCGACTGGCTCCGCGCCGGTTACCCCGAGGGCGTGCCGCCGAAGGACTACTTCCCCCTGCTCGCGCTGCTCACCAAGCAGCTGTCGGAGACCGAGGTCGACGCGGTGATCGGCCGCATCCTGGCCCAGCGCCCCGACGAGGTCCACAAGGACGAGATCGAGGCCGCGATCACCAAGGTGACCCAGGCCGAGCCCAGCGACGAGGACCTGCGCCACGTCGCGAGCAAGCTGGCCGCCGGCGGCTGGCCGCTCACCGGTTTCGCCAGCTGA
- a CDS encoding inorganic phosphate transporter has product MNSELIILLLVIVTALAFDFTNGFHDTGNAMATSIATGALKPKTAVSLSAILNLVGAFLSVEVALTVTNAVIKIQNKDGSPKPELIENGGRALLIIVLAGLIGGIIWNLLTWLLGLPSSSSHALFGGMIGAAIAALGVSGVVWNGTAKLDGVIGKVVLPALFAPVVAGIVAAVGTFLVFKIVAGVAERFTEEGFRWGQIGTASLVSLAHGTNDAQKTMGVITLALIGYSQGNPGSSGSLLFWDDTHGVPLWVKFSAAAAIALGTFLGGWRIIRTLGKGLIEISSPQGMAAEASSATIILVSSHLGFALSTTHVATGSILGSGVGKPGATVRWNVALRMVAAWVITLPAAALVGAVMYFVAAKIPTLAGPIVAFAILCALSGYMYWRAQQQKVDSNNVNAEWDDETNAVAPTEAKV; this is encoded by the coding sequence ATGAACAGCGAACTCATCATCCTGCTGTTGGTGATCGTGACGGCCCTCGCCTTCGACTTCACCAACGGCTTCCACGACACGGGCAACGCGATGGCCACCTCCATCGCGACCGGTGCCCTGAAGCCGAAGACGGCCGTGAGCCTGTCGGCGATCCTGAACCTGGTGGGTGCCTTCCTGTCCGTCGAGGTCGCTCTGACCGTGACCAACGCGGTGATCAAGATCCAGAACAAGGACGGCTCGCCGAAGCCCGAGCTCATCGAGAACGGCGGCCGCGCGCTGCTGATCATCGTGCTGGCCGGCCTCATCGGCGGCATCATCTGGAACCTGCTGACCTGGCTGCTCGGCCTGCCCAGCTCCAGCTCGCACGCGCTGTTCGGCGGCATGATCGGCGCCGCGATCGCCGCCCTCGGCGTCAGCGGCGTCGTCTGGAACGGCACCGCCAAGCTCGACGGTGTCATCGGCAAGGTCGTCCTCCCGGCGCTGTTCGCCCCGGTCGTCGCAGGCATCGTCGCCGCCGTGGGCACGTTCCTGGTGTTCAAGATCGTCGCCGGCGTCGCGGAGCGGTTCACCGAGGAGGGCTTCCGCTGGGGCCAGATCGGCACCGCCTCGCTCGTCTCGCTGGCGCACGGCACCAACGACGCGCAGAAGACCATGGGCGTCATCACCCTCGCGCTGATCGGCTACAGCCAGGGCAACCCCGGCAGCAGCGGAAGCCTCCTCTTCTGGGACGACACGCACGGCGTCCCGCTGTGGGTGAAGTTCTCCGCCGCCGCCGCGATCGCCCTGGGCACCTTCCTGGGCGGCTGGCGCATCATCCGCACCCTGGGCAAGGGCCTGATCGAGATCAGCTCGCCGCAGGGCATGGCCGCCGAGGCCTCGTCGGCCACCATCATCCTCGTGTCGAGCCACCTCGGCTTCGCGCTCTCGACGACGCACGTCGCCACGGGCTCGATCCTCGGCTCGGGCGTCGGCAAGCCGGGCGCGACGGTCCGCTGGAACGTCGCGCTCCGCATGGTCGCCGCCTGGGTGATCACGCTGCCCGCCGCCGCCCTCGTCGGCGCGGTGATGTACTTCGTGGCCGCGAAGATCCCGACCCTGGCGGGTCCGATCGTCGCCTTCGCCATCCTCTGCGCCCTGTCGGGCTACATGTACTGGCGCGCCCAGCAGCAGAAGGTCGACTCCAACAACGTCAACGCCGAGTGGGACGACGAGACCAACGCGGTCGCGCCCACCGAGGCCAAGGTCTAA
- a CDS encoding BTAD domain-containing putative transcriptional regulator, whose translation MASLDIRVLGQVSLSVDGAPNEVSGVKPRSVLALLVMNRGRAVTVDSLSEQVWDGNPPASARASLQVFVSGLRKALRGPGAGSGLDGLLVTSGSTYRLDLEPEQSDIGRFDSARRRGAELAAAGRYDQASLAFASALSEFRGDAVADLRGLQFADNFAIGMAEERAAVQSAMYDAEIAAGRAASVIGELRRLVSEHPLQEPLWGQLITALYVTGRQADALEAARDLRRTLADELGADPTPALVELEGKVLRQEQLAFTVARPAAQPGDGRAFEKTETDVTIDGAGPRGTLTAEDGTEYPVRGEVRLGRLPDNDISIDDTKVSREHAVITGSVSGFAVRDLQSSNGTYVGERRVAGQHPLSDGDELTLGRTTFRFRVIEE comes from the coding sequence ATGGCGTCTTTGGATATCCGCGTGTTGGGCCAGGTCTCGCTCTCCGTGGACGGCGCACCCAACGAGGTCTCGGGCGTGAAGCCGCGCTCCGTGCTCGCGCTGCTGGTGATGAACCGCGGCCGCGCCGTCACCGTCGACTCGCTCAGCGAGCAGGTCTGGGACGGCAACCCGCCCGCCTCCGCGCGTGCCAGCCTGCAGGTCTTCGTCAGCGGCCTGCGCAAGGCGCTGCGCGGCCCGGGCGCCGGCTCGGGCCTCGACGGCCTGCTGGTCACCTCCGGGTCCACCTATCGCCTCGACCTCGAGCCCGAGCAGTCCGACATCGGCCGGTTCGACTCGGCCCGCCGGCGCGGCGCCGAGCTCGCCGCGGCCGGCCGCTACGACCAGGCCTCGCTGGCGTTCGCCTCCGCGCTGTCGGAGTTCCGCGGCGACGCCGTCGCCGATCTGCGGGGCCTGCAGTTCGCCGACAACTTCGCCATCGGCATGGCCGAGGAGCGTGCCGCGGTGCAGTCCGCGATGTACGACGCGGAGATCGCCGCCGGCCGCGCCGCGTCGGTCATCGGGGAACTGCGCCGCCTCGTCTCCGAGCATCCGCTGCAGGAGCCGCTGTGGGGTCAGCTCATCACCGCGCTCTACGTGACGGGCCGCCAGGCGGACGCCCTCGAGGCCGCCCGCGACCTGCGCCGCACCCTCGCCGACGAGCTCGGCGCCGATCCGACGCCCGCCCTCGTCGAGCTGGAGGGCAAGGTGCTGCGGCAGGAACAGCTGGCGTTCACCGTCGCGCGCCCCGCCGCGCAGCCGGGCGACGGCCGCGCCTTCGAGAAGACCGAGACCGACGTGACCATCGACGGCGCCGGCCCCCGCGGCACGCTCACCGCCGAGGACGGCACGGAGTACCCGGTACGCGGCGAGGTCCGGCTCGGCCGCCTCCCCGACAACGACATCAGCATCGACGACACCAAGGTCTCCCGGGAGCACGCCGTGATCACCGGCTCCGTGAGCGGCTTCGCCGTGCGAGACCTGCAGTCCTCCAACGGCACCTACGTGGGCGAGCGACGCGTCGCCGGCCAGCACCCGCTGTCCGACGGTGACGAGCTCACCCTCGGCCGCACCACCTTCCGCTTCCGCGTGATCGAGGAGTAG
- a CDS encoding VOC family protein, with protein MINGAHIIHYSADADADRAFLRDVLGVEGVDAGQGWLILPLPASEVAVHPTDGPPKQELYLMCDDVEAEVAALRAKGVEAAPITDQGWGLLTSLTLPGGGAIGLYQPRHQRAHG; from the coding sequence ATGATCAACGGGGCGCACATCATCCACTACTCCGCCGATGCGGACGCCGACCGTGCGTTCCTGCGCGACGTCCTCGGCGTCGAGGGGGTCGACGCCGGCCAGGGGTGGCTGATCCTGCCGCTGCCCGCGTCGGAGGTCGCGGTTCATCCGACGGACGGGCCGCCGAAGCAGGAGCTGTACCTGATGTGCGACGACGTCGAGGCGGAGGTCGCGGCGCTGCGGGCGAAGGGTGTCGAGGCGGCGCCCATCACCGATCAGGGCTGGGGCCTGCTCACGTCGCTGACGCTCCCGGGCGGCGGTGCGATCGGGCTGTACCAGCCGCGGCACCAGCGTGCGCACGGCTGA
- a CDS encoding SRPBCC family protein — protein MDVDVVVERVIPVARERVAGFAGDPSNAPRWYANIRSVAWRTEPPVAIGSRMDFEARFLGRPLAYTYEVTELVAGERMVMRTADGPFPMETTYTWEMVPGGTLMRLRNRGTPSGFARVAAPVMARAMRSAMTKDLDLLSRLLVDGDPRT, from the coding sequence ATGGACGTCGATGTAGTGGTCGAGCGCGTGATTCCCGTTGCGCGCGAGCGGGTCGCGGGGTTCGCGGGCGATCCGTCGAACGCCCCGCGGTGGTACGCGAACATCCGCTCCGTCGCGTGGCGGACGGAACCGCCGGTGGCGATCGGTTCGCGGATGGACTTCGAGGCGCGGTTCCTGGGGCGGCCGCTGGCGTACACCTACGAGGTGACGGAGCTCGTCGCGGGCGAGCGGATGGTGATGCGCACCGCCGACGGCCCCTTCCCGATGGAGACCACGTACACGTGGGAGATGGTGCCCGGCGGCACACTCATGCGGCTGCGGAACCGCGGCACCCCCAGCGGTTTCGCCCGGGTCGCCGCTCCGGTCATGGCGCGGGCGATGCGGTCCGCGATGACGAAGGACCTCGACCTCCTGAGCCGTCTCCTCGTCGACGGCGACCCGCGCACCTGA